One Methylosinus sp. LW4 genomic region harbors:
- the coaD gene encoding pantetheine-phosphate adenylyltransferase: MTRTALYTGSFDPLTLGHLDVIRAGASLCDRLVIAIGAHPGKTPLIPLDERVALIEAVCAGLAEAASCHFEVVSFAGLAVEAARERGAGLILRGLRDGSDFDYEMQMAGMNLAMAPEIRTIFHPSSPAVRHITATLVRQIASLGGDVSAFVPPEAAEALRRALSRR; the protein is encoded by the coding sequence ATGACCCGCACCGCCCTCTACACCGGCTCCTTCGATCCGCTGACACTCGGCCATTTGGATGTGATCCGGGCCGGGGCGAGCCTCTGCGACCGGCTCGTCATCGCCATAGGCGCGCATCCGGGCAAGACGCCTCTGATCCCGCTCGATGAGCGCGTCGCGCTCATCGAAGCCGTTTGCGCCGGGCTCGCGGAGGCGGCGTCCTGCCATTTCGAGGTGGTCTCCTTCGCCGGGCTCGCGGTGGAGGCGGCGCGCGAGCGTGGCGCCGGGCTGATCCTGCGCGGATTGCGCGACGGCTCCGATTTCGACTATGAAATGCAGATGGCGGGGATGAATCTCGCCATGGCGCCGGAGATCAGGACCATTTTTCACCCTTCGTCTCCAGCGGTCCGGCACATAACCGCGACGCTCGTGCGGCAGATCGCCTCGCTCGGAGGCGATGTTTCGGCCTTTGTTCCGCCGGAGGCGGCGGAGGCTCTGCGCCGCGCGCTCTCCAGACGCTGA
- a CDS encoding peptidylprolyl isomerase, which translates to MPIDRRSFTLAALAAASTCAARAEDAPEHTLYLDTKDGRIVIKLRADIAPKHVAQIETLAKRHFYDGIVFHRVIDGFMAQTGDPTGTGMGKSDLPNIPAEFSKEKFVRGTLGMARSQNPDSANSQFFICLAPARYLEEQYTVIGEVVSGMDVVDKIKKGDKADNGKVSSPDKIIKLRLAGDNS; encoded by the coding sequence TTGCCTATCGATCGCCGCAGCTTCACGCTCGCCGCTCTCGCCGCCGCTTCCACCTGCGCAGCCCGCGCCGAGGACGCGCCCGAGCACACGCTCTATCTCGACACCAAGGACGGCCGCATCGTCATCAAGCTGCGCGCCGACATAGCGCCCAAGCATGTGGCGCAGATCGAGACCTTGGCCAAGCGTCATTTCTATGATGGAATCGTCTTCCACCGCGTCATCGACGGCTTCATGGCCCAGACCGGCGATCCGACCGGCACGGGCATGGGCAAGTCCGACCTGCCGAACATCCCCGCCGAATTCTCCAAGGAGAAATTCGTGCGCGGCACTCTGGGCATGGCGCGCAGCCAGAATCCGGACTCGGCCAATTCGCAATTCTTCATCTGCCTCGCGCCGGCGCGCTATCTCGAGGAGCAATATACGGTGATCGGCGAGGTCGTCTCCGGCATGGATGTCGTCGACAAGATCAAGAAGGGCGACAAGGCCGACAATGGCAAGGTGTCGAGCCCCGACAAGATCATCAAGCTGCGCCTCGCCGGCGACAATAGCTGA
- a CDS encoding peptidylprolyl isomerase codes for MSENLKLETTQGDVLIKLRPDLAPNHVAHIKKLVSEGFYDGIVFHRVIDGFMAQTGCPHGTGTGGSKYPDLKQEFNAEPHVRGTCSMARAQNPDSANSQFFICFDDARFLDKKYTVWGEVISGMENVDKIKRGEPVKDPDKIVKASLA; via the coding sequence ATGTCCGAAAATCTGAAGCTCGAGACGACGCAGGGCGACGTTTTGATCAAGCTGCGTCCCGATCTCGCGCCCAACCATGTGGCGCATATCAAGAAGCTCGTCTCCGAAGGCTTCTATGACGGGATCGTGTTCCACCGCGTCATCGACGGATTCATGGCGCAGACCGGCTGTCCGCACGGCACCGGCACCGGCGGCTCTAAATATCCCGATCTGAAGCAGGAGTTCAACGCCGAGCCGCATGTGCGCGGCACCTGCTCCATGGCGCGCGCGCAGAACCCGGATTCCGCCAATTCGCAATTCTTCATCTGCTTCGATGACGCCCGCTTCCTCGACAAGAAGTATACGGTGTGGGGCGAGGTGATCTCCGGCATGGAGAATGTCGACAAGATCAAGCGTGGCGAGCCGGTCAAGGACCCGGACAAGATTGTCAAGGCCTCGCTGGCCTGA
- the queA gene encoding tRNA preQ1(34) S-adenosylmethionine ribosyltransferase-isomerase QueA has product MRVDLFDFELPRDRIALRPAEPRDSARLLVAPPDGDFLDRSIRDLPDFLAPGDALVVNDTRVIHARLSGFRARGETRAHIEATLIERVAADRWRALVKPAKKLALGETVRFGADGALTATALEKGENGEILLGFALAGAALDEAVEAAGVMPLPPYISGQRAADARDETDYQTLFAANAGAVAAPTAGLHFTPRLVEELQAKGVALHRVTLHVGAGTFLPVKVEDTAEHKMHSEWGRVDAATARALNETRARGGRIVAVGTTALRVLESAAREDGTLAEFASDTAIFITPGYRFRAVDALLTNFHLPRSTLFMLICAFAGLERMREAYAHAIDRGYRFYSYGDACLLLRK; this is encoded by the coding sequence ATGCGCGTCGATCTCTTCGATTTCGAGCTTCCGCGAGACCGGATCGCGCTGCGCCCCGCCGAGCCGCGCGACAGCGCGCGTCTGCTCGTCGCGCCGCCGGACGGCGACTTTCTCGACCGCTCTATTCGCGATCTGCCGGACTTCCTCGCGCCCGGCGACGCGCTCGTCGTCAACGACACGCGCGTTATTCATGCGCGCCTTTCCGGCTTTCGCGCGCGCGGCGAAACGCGCGCTCATATCGAGGCGACGCTCATAGAACGCGTCGCTGCCGATCGTTGGCGCGCGCTGGTCAAGCCGGCGAAGAAGCTCGCTCTCGGCGAGACCGTGCGCTTCGGCGCGGATGGCGCGCTCACGGCGACAGCGCTCGAGAAGGGCGAGAATGGCGAGATATTGCTCGGCTTCGCGCTCGCGGGCGCCGCGCTGGACGAAGCCGTGGAGGCCGCCGGCGTCATGCCGCTGCCGCCCTATATCTCCGGCCAACGCGCCGCCGACGCGCGCGACGAGACCGACTATCAAACCCTGTTCGCCGCCAATGCCGGCGCCGTCGCCGCGCCGACCGCGGGCCTGCATTTCACGCCGCGCCTCGTCGAGGAGCTGCAGGCGAAGGGCGTCGCGCTGCATCGCGTGACGCTGCATGTCGGCGCCGGCACCTTTCTTCCGGTGAAGGTCGAGGATACGGCCGAGCATAAGATGCATTCCGAATGGGGCCGCGTCGACGCCGCCACCGCGCGCGCGTTGAACGAGACGCGCGCGCGGGGAGGGCGCATCGTCGCTGTGGGAACGACCGCGTTGCGCGTGCTGGAGAGCGCTGCGCGCGAGGACGGAACGCTCGCGGAATTCGCGAGCGACACGGCGATCTTCATCACGCCCGGCTATCGCTTTCGCGCCGTCGACGCGCTGCTCACCAATTTCCATCTGCCGCGCTCGACCTTGTTCATGCTGATCTGCGCCTTCGCCGGCCTCGAGCGCATGCGCGAGGCCTACGCCCATGCAATCGATCGCGGCTATCGCTTCTATTCCTACGGCGACGCTTGCCTGCTGCTGCGCAAATGA
- the tgt gene encoding tRNA guanosine(34) transglycosylase Tgt, producing MTEQFSFRLLAKDGAARRGLVSTPRGDIRTPAFMPVGTAATVKAMFPQDVRATGADIVLGNVYHLMLRPGAERVAALGGLHKFMNWPHPILTDSGGFQVMSLSKLRKLNEEGVAFQSHIDGSRHMLTPERSMEIQRLLDSDIHMQFDECVRLPCTDAEAERAMRLSLRWAERSRKAFGDARGKALFGIVQGGASPPLRIESAKALAAMDFHGLAIGGLAVGEPQDVMLAMLDIVIPHLPEEKPRYLMGVGTPDDIVQSVLRGVDMFDCVMPTRAGRHGLAYTRFGRVNLRNARHADDPAPLDDGAACASARDYSRAYLHHLVKAQEILGMMLLTEINVAYYQELMAGLREAIEQGRLADFIAQTKEGWARGEAKAL from the coding sequence ATGACCGAGCAATTTTCTTTTCGGCTGCTGGCGAAGGACGGCGCGGCGCGGCGCGGCCTCGTCTCGACGCCGCGCGGCGACATACGCACGCCGGCCTTCATGCCCGTGGGCACGGCGGCGACGGTCAAGGCGATGTTTCCGCAGGATGTGCGCGCGACCGGCGCCGATATCGTGCTCGGCAATGTCTATCATCTGATGCTGCGCCCCGGCGCGGAGCGCGTCGCCGCGCTCGGCGGCCTGCATAAATTCATGAATTGGCCGCATCCGATCCTCACCGATTCCGGCGGCTTTCAAGTGATGTCGCTGTCGAAGCTGCGCAAGCTGAACGAGGAGGGCGTCGCCTTTCAATCGCATATCGACGGCTCGCGCCACATGCTGACGCCCGAGCGCTCGATGGAGATTCAGCGCCTGCTCGACTCCGACATTCACATGCAATTCGACGAATGCGTGCGCCTGCCTTGCACGGATGCGGAGGCCGAGCGCGCCATGCGTCTGTCGCTGCGCTGGGCGGAGCGCTCGCGCAAGGCGTTCGGTGACGCCAGAGGCAAGGCGCTGTTCGGCATCGTGCAGGGCGGCGCCTCGCCGCCGCTGCGCATAGAGAGCGCGAAGGCGCTGGCCGCCATGGATTTCCATGGTCTCGCCATAGGCGGCCTCGCGGTCGGCGAGCCGCAGGATGTGATGCTGGCGATGCTCGACATCGTCATTCCGCATCTGCCGGAGGAGAAGCCGCGTTATCTCATGGGCGTCGGCACGCCGGATGATATCGTGCAATCCGTGCTGCGCGGCGTCGATATGTTCGATTGCGTGATGCCGACGCGCGCCGGGCGCCATGGCCTCGCCTACACGCGCTTCGGCCGCGTAAATCTTCGTAATGCGCGTCATGCCGACGATCCCGCGCCGCTCGACGACGGCGCCGCCTGCGCCTCGGCGCGCGATTATTCCCGCGCCTATCTGCATCATTTGGTGAAGGCGCAAGAAATCCTCGGCATGATGCTGCTGACCGAGATCAATGTCGCCTATTATCAGGAGCTGATGGCGGGCCTGCGCGAGGCGATAGAGCAGGGGCGTCTCGCCGATTTCATTGCGCAGACGAAGGAAGGCTGGGCGCGCGGAGAGGCGAAGGCGCTATAG
- a CDS encoding DNA methyltransferase has translation MPQALARNLACSTDTLQAELLAFDAFGAPTRRIEEEGLLYLVNEFWTSAQRQAHSLHEISYRGCFKPQLPGFFISRLTSPGDAVLDPFMGRGTTPLEAALQGRRPMGADINPLSILLTRPRLSPLSLVAIENRLAEIPWEQGEIERSDLLVFYHPETLRRLCALRRHLLERDTDEVDDWIRMVAINRLTGHSPGFFSVYSLPPNQAVSIEAQAKINAKREQTPPLRDVATLILRKSRALLADGAPPPHPPAVLATSEAWRAPYAGDAEVRLVVTSPPFLDVVQYASDNWLRNWFAGVDTDTVRISAHRSEAEWERMVRACLTEFARIVAPGGHVAFEVGEVRGGKVLLERLVWRAAEGLPFERLFVLVNSQSFTKTSNCWGVGNNAKGTNTNRVVTLRRI, from the coding sequence ATGCCCCAAGCGCTCGCTCGCAATCTCGCCTGCTCGACCGATACTCTTCAAGCAGAGCTGCTCGCCTTCGACGCTTTCGGCGCGCCGACGCGGCGGATAGAGGAGGAAGGGCTCCTCTATCTCGTCAATGAATTCTGGACCTCGGCGCAGAGGCAGGCGCATTCTCTGCACGAGATCAGCTATCGCGGCTGCTTCAAGCCGCAGCTGCCGGGCTTTTTCATCTCGCGCCTCACCTCGCCGGGAGACGCGGTGCTCGATCCCTTCATGGGCCGCGGCACGACGCCGCTCGAGGCGGCGCTGCAAGGGCGGCGACCCATGGGCGCGGATATCAATCCGCTCTCCATTCTGCTAACGCGCCCGCGCCTGTCGCCGCTGTCGCTCGTGGCCATAGAGAATCGCCTCGCCGAAATCCCTTGGGAGCAAGGCGAGATCGAGCGAAGCGATCTTCTCGTCTTCTATCATCCCGAGACTTTGCGCCGCCTCTGCGCGCTGCGTCGCCATTTGCTCGAGCGCGACACGGATGAGGTCGACGATTGGATTCGCATGGTCGCGATCAATCGCCTGACCGGCCACTCGCCCGGCTTTTTCTCGGTCTATTCGTTGCCGCCGAACCAGGCGGTTTCCATCGAGGCGCAGGCCAAGATCAACGCCAAGCGCGAGCAGACGCCGCCCTTGCGCGACGTGGCGACGCTGATCCTGCGCAAATCGCGCGCGCTGCTCGCCGATGGCGCGCCGCCGCCGCATCCGCCCGCCGTGCTCGCCACCAGCGAAGCCTGGCGCGCGCCCTATGCCGGCGACGCGGAAGTGCGGCTCGTCGTCACCTCGCCGCCCTTTCTGGATGTCGTGCAATATGCGAGCGACAATTGGCTGCGCAATTGGTTCGCCGGCGTCGATACGGATACGGTGCGCATTTCCGCGCATCGCAGCGAGGCGGAATGGGAGCGGATGGTGCGCGCCTGCCTCACGGAATTCGCGCGCATCGTCGCGCCCGGCGGGCATGTCGCCTTCGAGGTCGGCGAGGTGCGCGGCGGAAAGGTCCTGCTGGAGCGGCTCGTCTGGCGCGCGGCGGAGGGCTTGCCTTTCGAACGGCTCTTTGTGCTGGTCAACAGCCAGAGCTTTACCAAGACCAGCAATTGCTGGGGCGTCGGCAATAACGCCAAGGGCACCAACACGAACCGCGTGGTGACGCTGAGGCGGATTTAG
- a CDS encoding GNAT family N-acetyltransferase: protein MLIRDESAADRVAVREVHSAAFRDHPFSKGREGELVDALREAGALTISLIAEAGFIVGHVAISPVTIDGTTVGWFGLGPVAVLSEHRRQGVGATLIDAGLARLRAAGAAGCVVFGEPKYYGRFGFRSHAGLRFVGGPPELFMALPFAAPIPSGAVDYHPSFALVD, encoded by the coding sequence ATGCTCATTCGAGACGAGAGCGCAGCAGATCGCGTCGCGGTGCGCGAAGTTCACAGCGCCGCCTTCCGAGACCATCCATTCAGCAAGGGGCGCGAGGGAGAGCTCGTCGACGCGCTGCGCGAGGCCGGCGCTCTGACCATCTCGCTCATCGCCGAGGCCGGATTCATCGTCGGCCATGTCGCGATCTCGCCTGTCACGATCGACGGAACTACGGTCGGCTGGTTCGGCCTCGGACCGGTCGCCGTGCTGTCAGAGCATCGGCGCCAGGGCGTCGGCGCCACGCTTATCGACGCCGGTCTGGCGCGGCTCCGCGCCGCCGGCGCCGCCGGATGCGTCGTCTTCGGCGAGCCGAAATATTATGGCCGCTTCGGATTCCGGTCCCATGCCGGACTTCGCTTCGTTGGAGGTCCGCCGGAACTTTTCATGGCCCTGCCATTTGCAGCGCCAATCCCGAGCGGCGCTGTCGATTATCATCCATCATTCGCGCTGGTCGACTGA
- a CDS encoding M15 family metallopeptidase, translating into MTSKTTRDIAAAAGACVACAAAAATLPPGFVRLADLAPQIVQDMRYAGADNFTGRPVPGYKAAQCWLREDAAKALIAVQGEAKRQGFELILYDCYRPRRAVAAFIDWAKGPDESMKAQYYPHENKRDLFARGYIAEKSSHSTGLAVDLGVLGWDFGTPFDYFDERSWTANKDVSAQAQEHRRRLETLMRIHGFHNLPTEWWHFAFAGAGEAPSYDVEIE; encoded by the coding sequence ATGACCTCCAAAACCACCCGCGATATCGCCGCCGCCGCCGGCGCCTGCGTCGCTTGCGCCGCCGCTGCGGCCACGCTTCCGCCGGGCTTTGTGCGGCTGGCCGATCTCGCGCCGCAGATCGTGCAGGATATGCGCTACGCCGGCGCCGATAATTTCACCGGCCGTCCCGTGCCGGGTTACAAGGCCGCGCAATGCTGGCTGCGCGAGGACGCCGCCAAGGCGCTCATCGCCGTGCAGGGCGAGGCGAAGCGCCAAGGCTTCGAGCTCATTCTCTATGATTGTTACCGCCCGCGTCGCGCCGTCGCCGCTTTCATCGATTGGGCGAAAGGCCCGGACGAGAGCATGAAGGCGCAATATTATCCGCATGAGAACAAGCGCGATCTGTTCGCGCGCGGCTATATCGCCGAAAAATCATCGCATTCCACCGGGCTCGCCGTCGATCTCGGCGTGCTGGGCTGGGATTTCGGCACGCCTTTCGACTATTTCGACGAGCGCTCCTGGACCGCGAACAAGGATGTGAGTGCGCAGGCGCAGGAGCATCGCCGCCGCCTCGAGACGCTGATGCGCATCCATGGCTTTCACAATCTGCCGACCGAATGGTGGCATTTCGCCTTCGCCGGCGCGGGCGAGGCGCCGAGCTATGACGTCGAGATCGAGTAA
- a CDS encoding cation:proton antiporter domain-containing protein, which yields MQHGVDLITTLAAALGLALFMGLIAAKLRLSPLVGYLFAGIAIGPATPGFVADVALADQLAEIGIILLMFGVGLHLSLEDLLSVRRIAAPGAVVQMAIATALGVGVATYWGWHFGAALIFGLSLSCASTVVLLRALEERGEMDTINGRIAVGWLVVEDLATVLLLVLLPPAAGLLGGGDPDAMAGETNLWPIVGLTLAKVAAFVILMLVVGRWLFPRLLFWVAGVGSRELFTLCVVATAIGVAYGSAKLFDVSFALGAFFAGMMMRESEFSHRAADESLPLRDAFSVLFFVSVGMAFDPRAFVEEPWRVLAVVGIVMVGKTLAAVGLTLALRYPLDTALTVGASLAQIGEFSFILAGLGVSLGLISPDGRNLILAGALVSIALNSLVFVSIEPIRARLGQRARSLDPLAELPPDVDDSRLAGQIVLVGYGRVGSRIGEKLLEWGAPFVVIEQNRELVEALRSRDIAAVCGDASEPAALAQAHIARARALIVSTTPDSCDLQKTIAAARRVNPAVDVALRARDEAEAELLESQNIGRVFSPETELSLGMLGYLFERLGKSG from the coding sequence ATGCAACACGGCGTCGATCTCATCACGACCCTCGCCGCCGCGCTCGGCCTCGCGCTGTTCATGGGGCTCATCGCCGCCAAGCTGCGGCTCTCCCCGCTGGTCGGCTATCTCTTCGCCGGAATAGCGATCGGCCCGGCGACGCCCGGCTTCGTCGCCGATGTCGCCCTCGCCGATCAGCTCGCCGAGATCGGCATTATTCTGCTGATGTTCGGCGTCGGCCTGCATCTCTCGCTCGAAGACCTCCTCTCCGTCCGCCGCATCGCCGCGCCGGGAGCGGTGGTGCAAATGGCCATAGCGACGGCGCTGGGCGTCGGCGTCGCCACCTATTGGGGCTGGCATTTCGGCGCGGCGCTGATCTTCGGCCTCTCGCTCTCCTGCGCCAGCACCGTCGTGCTGCTGCGCGCGCTGGAGGAGCGCGGCGAGATGGACACGATCAACGGCCGCATCGCCGTCGGCTGGCTCGTCGTCGAGGATTTGGCGACCGTGCTGCTGCTGGTGCTGCTGCCGCCGGCCGCCGGCCTGCTCGGCGGCGGCGATCCAGACGCCATGGCGGGCGAGACGAACCTTTGGCCGATCGTCGGCCTGACGCTCGCCAAAGTGGCGGCCTTCGTCATTTTGATGCTGGTGGTCGGGCGCTGGCTGTTCCCGCGCCTCCTGTTCTGGGTGGCGGGCGTCGGCTCGCGCGAGCTGTTCACGCTCTGCGTCGTGGCCACGGCGATCGGCGTCGCCTATGGCTCGGCCAAGCTCTTCGACGTCTCCTTCGCGCTGGGCGCTTTTTTCGCCGGCATGATGATGCGCGAATCCGAGTTCAGCCATCGCGCCGCCGATGAATCCCTGCCGCTGCGCGACGCTTTCTCCGTCCTGTTCTTCGTCTCGGTCGGCATGGCCTTCGATCCGCGCGCTTTCGTCGAGGAGCCTTGGCGCGTGCTCGCCGTCGTCGGCATTGTGATGGTTGGCAAGACGCTCGCCGCCGTCGGCCTCACCCTCGCGCTGCGCTATCCGCTGGACACGGCGCTGACCGTCGGCGCCAGCCTGGCGCAGATCGGCGAATTCTCTTTCATTCTGGCCGGGCTCGGCGTCTCGCTCGGCCTCATCTCGCCAGACGGCCGCAATCTGATCCTCGCCGGCGCGCTGGTCTCCATCGCGCTCAACTCGCTGGTCTTCGTGTCCATAGAGCCGATCCGCGCGCGGCTCGGACAAAGAGCGCGCTCGCTCGATCCGCTGGCGGAATTGCCGCCCGACGTCGACGATTCCCGCCTCGCCGGCCAGATCGTGCTGGTCGGCTATGGCCGCGTCGGGAGCCGCATCGGCGAGAAGCTGCTGGAATGGGGCGCGCCTTTCGTCGTCATCGAGCAGAATCGCGAATTGGTGGAGGCGCTGCGGTCACGAGATATCGCCGCCGTCTGCGGCGACGCCTCCGAGCCCGCCGCTCTGGCGCAGGCCCATATCGCGCGGGCGCGCGCGCTGATCGTCTCGACGACGCCCGACAGCTGCGACCTGCAGAAAACGATCGCGGCGGCGCGGAGGGTCAATCCCGCCGTCGACGTGGCGCTGCGCGCGCGCGACGAGGCGGAGGCCGAGCTGCTGGAGAGTCAGAACATCGGCCGGGTGTTCTCGCCGGAGACGGAGCTCTCGCTCGGCATGCTCGGCTATTTGTTCGAGCGGCTCGGCAAGAGCGGCTGA
- a CDS encoding CCA tRNA nucleotidyltransferase: protein MPIRLLDNPKIIRLLEALRATGGETRIVGGAVRDSLLGRPPHEIDLATTALPEAVIAAAAAAGLKSAPTGIDHGTVTIVVEGTPFEVTTLREDVETFGRHAKVRFGDDFEKDALRRDFTINALSLSPDGQIHDYTGGRADIEARRVRFIGDPATRIAEDHLRVLRFFRFHAAFGEGPLDPAGLHAAIVARASLAKLSGERIRAETLKLLAARRAVEVAREISQAGVLEVVVGASFPARLERLAAVEAALSHVADPLLRLCALCVLVPEDADRLRDRLRLSNAEHRRLAHAARLLEGLHGAASPPRELELLRLLFEQGRAAARDALALAHAESPAAADAEFWLRGARFLAETPAPDFPVKAADLMARGLSPGRALGAVLKELQAKWIRAGFPRDPATVTRLVEEAAREALRPSRL from the coding sequence TTGCCGATCCGACTGCTCGACAATCCCAAGATCATCCGCCTGCTCGAGGCGCTGCGCGCGACCGGCGGCGAGACGCGCATCGTCGGCGGCGCCGTGCGCGATTCGCTGCTCGGCCGGCCGCCGCATGAGATCGACCTCGCCACCACCGCTCTGCCCGAAGCAGTGATCGCGGCGGCCGCGGCGGCCGGGCTCAAGAGCGCGCCGACCGGCATAGATCACGGCACTGTGACGATCGTCGTCGAGGGCACGCCCTTCGAGGTGACAACCTTGCGCGAGGATGTCGAGACCTTCGGCCGCCACGCCAAGGTGCGCTTCGGCGATGATTTCGAGAAGGACGCGCTGCGCCGCGACTTCACCATCAATGCGCTGTCGCTCTCGCCGGACGGGCAGATTCACGATTACACCGGCGGGCGCGCGGATATAGAGGCGCGCCGCGTGCGCTTCATCGGCGATCCGGCGACGCGCATCGCCGAGGATCATTTGCGCGTGCTGCGCTTCTTCCGCTTTCACGCCGCTTTCGGCGAGGGTCCGCTGGACCCCGCCGGGCTGCATGCGGCGATTGTCGCCCGCGCGAGCCTCGCCAAGCTCTCCGGCGAGCGCATCCGCGCCGAGACGCTAAAGCTGCTCGCCGCTCGGCGGGCGGTCGAGGTTGCGCGCGAAATCTCGCAGGCGGGCGTGCTCGAGGTCGTGGTCGGCGCGAGCTTTCCGGCGCGGCTCGAGCGTCTGGCCGCGGTCGAGGCGGCGCTGTCCCACGTCGCCGATCCGCTGCTGCGCCTCTGCGCGCTCTGCGTTCTCGTCCCGGAGGACGCCGATCGGCTGCGCGATCGGCTACGGCTCTCCAACGCCGAGCATCGCCGTCTCGCCCATGCGGCGCGCCTGCTGGAAGGGCTCCATGGCGCGGCCTCGCCGCCGCGGGAGCTGGAGCTTCTGCGCCTCCTCTTCGAGCAGGGCCGCGCCGCCGCGCGCGACGCGCTGGCTCTTGCACATGCGGAGAGCCCCGCCGCCGCCGATGCGGAATTCTGGTTGCGCGGCGCGCGCTTTCTCGCCGAGACGCCGGCGCCGGATTTTCCGGTGAAGGCGGCCGATCTCATGGCGCGCGGACTTTCACCCGGCCGCGCGCTGGGAGCCGTGCTGAAGGAGCTGCAGGCGAAATGGATCCGCGCCGGCTTCCCTCGCGATCCGGCGACGGTGACGCGGCTCGTCGAAGAGGCGGCGCGCGAGGCGCTGCGCCCGTCGAGGCTATAG
- a CDS encoding DUF6111 family protein, whose amino-acid sequence MWRVIGQPALLFVTPFVAYALYLLARRRWPFVATLWTRGVVSTLTIAGLAVAVAGFVFLALLSPRNEGTYVPAHIEDGRLAPGRFQ is encoded by the coding sequence ATGTGGCGGGTCATCGGTCAGCCGGCTTTGCTCTTCGTCACGCCCTTCGTCGCCTATGCGCTCTATCTTTTGGCGCGGCGGCGCTGGCCTTTTGTGGCGACGCTTTGGACGCGCGGCGTCGTCTCGACGTTGACGATCGCCGGCCTCGCCGTCGCCGTGGCCGGCTTCGTGTTTCTCGCTCTGCTGTCGCCGCGCAATGAAGGGACCTATGTCCCGGCGCATATAGAGGACGGCCGGCTCGCGCCCGGCCGCTTTCAGTGA